GCCTGTTAATAAAGTGCTACCTAAGTGGACCGTGTAGGAAACATTTGCCCTATAACTTTTATATTATCCCTGTATACATATTACTATCAAGTGTGGtactaaaatagtaaaataccTCCTAATTCTAATTGTATTACAACAAACTAAATATTTGTAATTAGAACAAATAATTAGAAAATGAgtaatacaacaacaataagaTGGATAAGATAAAGCAATCCCAAAGGCCTCCGACTGAAACTAAGTTCAAAGCTGCTTCAGAATCTTAGGACcaaacttgaaaaaataaaaaataaaaaaacccaacccaTGCATTAAACTTTATCCGTAACTAGACTAAATAATTAGAAAATGAACAAGTATAAATAAGATAAAGAGGAAGCAAAAGCACTGGGGCTTCTGTCTGAAACTAAGTTCAAATTTGCTTCAGAATGGGCAAAactttggaaagaaaaaaaaaaccgtgcATTAGAACTTAGATTTAAGACCATCACTTCAAGAGTACACATTTCCTAGTGTAGTGGCACCAGGAATTCCATTCAAGCAGAATATTCTTGCACACCTTCAAGATCTTAACGAGTCTGCACTCTGCAGTTTTCAGAGGTTGCAAATACAGGATAACTCTGTAGTGGAAGCAGATATGTGTTGAAGATTTGGTTGAATTTGGGTAATTTCAGTTGAAACATTTTACATTTAAAATTACAGATATTTTAGTTGAAATCACCAAAGATTTTGGTATCAACCATAACTGAATcaacatcaaaatcaaatcttTCATTCCTAGATGACTCTTACTAAATAGTTGACTCTCCAAGGTTAGGGGGAATCCTAGGAGAATGCTCAGTTAATAGGACAGATCCATGCTATTTTCCAATTGGATATCTCATGAAAATGGACGGTGAGATCCACAAATTCACTTGCAGATGAAAGGCAAAAGAAAGAGTAGTTAGGCACTTAGGCTTCCTTAAAGTGCTCCATTATTTCAACCGGTCAGAGAgagtttttacttttttttggttcatgCAGTTAGTGGCTATTATCTTATCTTGGTTAAGTATTTCCTTTTCCACTTGATAAAGCATCTAATCATTGCTCAGTATCATAAAGTGCAGTTGCAGAGGTTATGTGATAAGATGTATTAATAGTATGACTAGAGGGAAGAAACATAAGAATGCGAAAGAAAAGGGGCAAAAGAATCACCTTCAAAAGGGCCATAGAAAATGCTCTGCTCATCATAACTTGGATGGATGGCGACTAATGCAGGAACTTTGTCAAAGTCATAAGCTATCATAACTTCCTCTGAGAAACCCTTTGCCACTGAAAACCAAGCTTTTTGCTTATATTTCGTGGCCAACCCTGAGATTATGGATTCATCTAAACCAAAGCCAATATATATAGGAAAATTTGTGCCAGCTGCTTCAACAAATTTATTAATAGCAGAGTCTGACTCAAGAAGAGCAACATCAGGAGCAACAAACTTTTTCAGGAACCGAACAAGCAAATCTGCCTTCCTTGGGCCTGTATATTCCACAGGAGTACCTTGCATAAAGAGCTTTAATATCGGAAACCCACTGCATCATAGAACAAGTATCTCTCAATGTAACAATAGAAGCAATTAAAATTACTAAACGTATATATCTGAAAATAGCATGCTTAGTCCCATCACAAACACTAAGTgttgcctcaaactcaataaaCTATCAAGTCAGAGCAAAGGGGAAAAACAAAATAGCATCAACTATTGGATTACAGTAGCTTATTTCAAgtaggaaactaaataaaaattagagaagcATACTCAATTTCGTATTTTGATGCAAGTCGAGTGAACTTGTCAGCATTTATTTTTGCAATCACAATGGGCTTGTCCAGTCCAGCGAGTATAGGTGCAGCCACATCTAACTGCACACCGCAGTTAAAGTTTCAATTATTACTATTTCAAAGTTCAGAACTGGTTGCAATAAAAACAGTCTTcaatacaaataaaaacaaaaagaataaggAGTTTCATACTGTCATTCTATAGTACATCTAGGATGAAACAAGATTTATCTTTACCTAAATAGAAGGCTAAcgagaaaattttaaatactgACAACATTTCACATAGAAAACAAGTCCATAATATGATTTTATTACGTCAAGAAACAGGTGATGGTAAATCAAGACACAATTATTGACTTTATGATTAAGTCTACATTATACAGTTGGAAGATTATTAGGGAAGAACTGTGTCAAatcaaaatggaaataaatcATCATCAAATATGTGCCTATTGAGAACTCTTTAAGGTTGGCTacatgtaagggtgtcaatttggaaccgaaacAGCCATTTAAAACCAGAACGAACCGAATCGAATCGAAGAAGAAtcagttcggttttggttttaaaacaaaGAATCTTTCGCGTTTCGGTTTCAAGGGTGAAATTTTTTGGTTAGAACGGAACCGAACTGAATATACTattttgaaccaaaccaaaaaaacctATGTACAGATATAAGTCCCATCCTATTAGCACCCATCCCTAAACTTGAGTATACTGGTTACTTTGGTCCAAGTCCAACTATATGGGATGTAATATTGGAAGCTCTAAGGTGTGTCTTAAGGAATACCCAGAGTTTCAAATTATCGAACCCAGAATCAaaaagggacaaaaaaaaaaaaggagcgtCGAAATGTTGTGGTCCTAGGAAAGGCCCAAATCTATAATGGAAAAATAGGAACTTCAATGAAATCAAGACCTCCTATGTGGGTTACCAGTGCTGGGACCCTATGAGTTGTCTTAATCAAAGACCTTATAGACATTACACAGGTTACTGAACAACAGGAAGACGGTAACTGTGGGTAATGAGTTCCAAGATAACCATGGTTGGACTGTTGGGATCAATGTTAAGGATTCCAAAGATCCAAAGCTCATTTCTAGGAGTAGACATTCTTTGTGGCTTTTTTTTGGGGCTTCTTCATGATCTAGGCGATTCATTCTTTAAAATCATTACATGGGTGAGAAAGGATAgcctttccattttctttcttttctttgtatgaTATCCTATGGCGAAAGTCAATGCTCATGACCTCTCTAAGCCACTAAAATCTTCATATTATACCCTATGGgaaaataaatatatcataAAGGCGCGACCAAAATATTCTGCTATGAAGTAGGCAATTTGAAGCAATTCATCAAATTGAGCATTTGTCTCCAATCCCTGGACAGACCTTGAGAAGGTTTTTTCAGTTCAATGCAGATTCCATGTTACTGATGCCTGACAAacaaaacataataaactattGAAGCCTATACAGCATTTGATGCCATCTTGTATATGCAATGCAAATTTACCCTTCTTAGGTTTTGCAGAAAAATTTTGATGATACTGATTCCGAAGATTGgttgaaaattaaaaatttatcCATGGAGTTGAGTCCATATGGATTCCTTGCACTTGGTTTGGTTTCCTAAGCTCTTACACCCCAACccacccctcccccaaaaaagaaagaaaagaaagagctTTGGTTTTTAAACCAAATTTGTTTATTCCCCATCAGAAactgggagaaaaaaaaagagtacattCATATAACTCTTCACTGGAAGAACTAAGTGTGTTTCCCccttcatccccccccccccccccacgggATTTACGCTGATATGGGTACCCTGAGTATTTGATCAATATCATTGTCTCAATCCATAATATTCTTGATAACTTCGTAAATGAAGCAGCAAATAAATCTGAATCCATATAAAGAAGGAGAATTTAATCTATCTCACGTAACCATTTCATTCCAAGATCTAAAACGATAGACTATAACCTTAAAACGAATAATTTTGAGATGGGTAAGTGGAAAAAGTAAGATTGGTAGATAAGAAACCTCAGGAGCAAGCCTCTTGCAGTGACCACACCAAGGGGCATAGAAATCGACGAGAATGAACTCAAAAGCAGAGATGGCCGAATCGAAGTTTGACTCGTCGAGCTCCAACACGGACCCATCAACTGGGAACTCATGAGAAGAGACGAAACAGCAGATCCATTGAAGGGAGCAGGTCCACGCAAGCAAGAagactagaagaagaagaggaggagggcGCATCGTTGATCGATCGGAAACTGAAATTTGTTGAAGTTTACTCCTTCCAGACACTTATAACGGTTTGTACcgctttttttttccccctctttcgGTAAGAAGTAAGAACAGGCAAGAAGAGGAACACAAAGTAAAAGGATCGCCAGAGTGACCTTCAGCTCCTATGGTTTTACAGTAATTGGAATCTTTTTTTATATACTTAGATTGGAATCTTTCTTGACCAGATTAGAATCAAAATGGGGGGAAATTTACCTTAATCtccttgatttaaaaaaaaatgtaatcaATTATTTGCACTTCCACGAATTGGATTGTTGATCTGTAGTCAAgagtcaagactcaagagttgcagagaagattatttttagggtaaattacccATCACCTCTTAGTTTTCagtcgaaactcagatcacccattaggtttttttaaaaactcaaatcacccatGTATGGTAATGGTTTTAGTCAGCTATTAGTTAGTTTTAGTCAGCTATTAGTTATTAGTGTGAAAAGTAttattttacctttgtactaaaacaacattagaattaaatttacaataccacccttccttcatcttcaacataaAATACCCTgcccctttcctgcaactccgtTAGCAGCATCACTACCGCCGCTACCGTCAGCACACTTCGTGGGGAAACGGTGAAGATTTAAAGAAACTTGcaattcttctcctttttcttctctccggTGAACTCCCTcctctgttctttctttctccccaaACCAGAATCCTACTAACCGCTTAGCTCAAGctgaagagagaagggagagagaaagaggcaaTGGTATCGGTGAACATTGTGACTTacggaactggggaactgggtacTCTGTCCAAGTTGCTATTGAGACACTGTGGAGGACACTTCCCTCTTATCCTATACGATAGATTCCCCAATCCCCAAGGCCAAGAGCCTCTTTTTCGAATCTGTGTTATTTCCAGCGTAAAACTGAAATCCAAAACCTAGAAAACCTCCCCTGGGTTTCTAAGTTCCCTTCTCATTCATTAATAAAACAACCTATAAATATATCCAATCATCTAGATCTTTACTCCCATttcacaaaccacaaccataaaTTCTCAGATTCCCCTGCTAAAATGATCCCTCCGATTTCAAAGAAATTAATCATCCAAACCCTCAAAGCCCATTTCTCGCTTGATTCTCTCAAATACCCATCTCGTCCATCTTCATTAACTTTTATTCCCTGGTaaccatcttctttgatctACTTTCTCCTTGTTTTGATCATTGATTAGATCTTAGTTGATCATCAATGGAAACCAAGATTGTTACTATTGATTCCTACAAGTCCGCCAGCAACGACGTGGGCAGTATCCCTTCCTCTGGTGTTTCCATCGTCCAAAACTCGGTGGTGCAGTCTTTGGTAGCTTCTTCCGCCGCAACCATCGCTTGCTGGCTGTGG
The nucleotide sequence above comes from Telopea speciosissima isolate NSW1024214 ecotype Mountain lineage chromosome 3, Tspe_v1, whole genome shotgun sequence. Encoded proteins:
- the LOC122654055 gene encoding protein disulfide isomerase-like 5-2, whose product is MRPPPLLLLVFLLAWTCSLQWICCFVSSHEFPVDGSVLELDESNFDSAISAFEFILVDFYAPWCGHCKRLAPELDVAAPILAGLDKPIVIAKINADKFTRLASKYEIDGFPILKLFMQGTPVEYTGPRKADLLVRFLKKFVAPDVALLESDSAINKFVEAAGTNFPIYIGFGLDESIISGLATKYKQKAWFSVAKGFSEEVMIAYDFDKVPALVAIHPSYDEQSIFYGPFEEEFLGNFIIQNLLPLSLPINYETLKLLKDEERNIVLTIVDDETDEKSLKLFKMLKAAASANRDLIFGYVGLKQWEDFTDTFDVNKKTKLPKMIVWNRNEEYFSVIGSESLDEEDQGSQITRFIEGYREGRTEKKSISGPSLMGFFKSQIGIRLVFMIIFMVAVLILILTIGKDKEDDESSSTEAYQPDDKED